The following proteins are encoded in a genomic region of Streptococcus sp. 29892:
- the pflB gene encoding formate C-acetyltransferase, with protein sequence MSTKVKTKNVTEDIFAQAWEGFKGVDWQEKASITRFVQANYTPYDGDESFLAGPTERSLHIKKIIEETKAGYEDTRFPMDVDRATSIADIPAGFIDKDNELIFGIQNDELFKLNFMPRGGIRMAETTLIENGYTPDPLIHEIYTKHATTVNDGIFRAYTADIRRARHSHHVSGLPDAYSRGRIIGMYARLALYGADYLMEEKVADWNAITEIDEESIRLREEINMQYQALQQVVRLGDLYGVDVRKPAMNTKEAIQWTNIAFMAVCRVINGAATSLGRVPIVLDIYAERDLARGTFTESEIQEFVDDFVLKLRTVKFARTKAFDEIYSGDPTFLTTSMAGMGNDGRHRVTKMDYRFLNTLDNIGNSPEPNLTVLWSDQLPYAFRRYCMAMSHKHSSIQYEGVTTMAKDGYGEMSCISCCVSPLDPESEDKRHNIQYFGARVNVLKALLSSWNNGYDDVHKDYKVFDGVEPNTSEIFDYDQVIANFEKALDWLTDTYVDAMNIIHFMTDKYNYEAVQMAFLPTHLRANMGFGICGFANTVDSLSAIKYAQVKPIRDEDGFIYDYEVTGDFPRYGEDDDRVDDIAKWLMEAFYTRLANKKLYKNAEAAVSILTITSNVAYSKQTGNSPVHRGVFLNEDGSVNTSKVEFFPPGANPTSKSRGGWLQNLNTLSKLNFNHANDGISLTTQVSPKALGKTFDEQVTNLVTILDGYFEQGGQHVNLNVMDLNDVYEKIMAGEDVIVRISGYCVNTKYLTKEQKTELTQRVFHEVLSMDDHASEVSGQA encoded by the coding sequence ATGTCAACAAAAGTGAAAACTAAAAATGTTACTGAAGACATTTTCGCTCAAGCCTGGGAAGGCTTCAAAGGTGTAGACTGGCAAGAAAAGGCTAGTATTACCCGCTTTGTACAAGCTAACTACACTCCTTATGATGGAGATGAAAGTTTCCTTGCAGGACCAACTGAGCGTTCGCTTCACATCAAGAAAATCATCGAAGAAACAAAAGCTGGCTACGAAGACACACGCTTCCCAATGGACGTGGATCGTGCGACCTCTATTGCTGACATCCCAGCTGGTTTCATTGATAAAGACAACGAGCTGATTTTCGGTATCCAAAACGATGAGCTCTTCAAACTCAACTTCATGCCACGTGGTGGTATCCGTATGGCTGAAACAACGCTTATCGAAAACGGCTATACTCCAGACCCACTTATCCATGAAATCTATACAAAACACGCTACAACTGTAAACGACGGTATCTTCCGTGCCTACACAGCTGACATCCGCCGTGCTCGCCACTCACACCACGTTTCTGGTCTTCCAGATGCTTACTCACGTGGCCGTATCATCGGTATGTATGCTCGTTTGGCCCTTTACGGAGCTGACTACTTGATGGAAGAAAAAGTAGCTGACTGGAATGCCATCACTGAAATCGACGAAGAGTCAATCCGTCTTCGCGAAGAAATCAACATGCAGTACCAAGCCTTGCAACAAGTTGTTCGCTTGGGTGACTTGTACGGTGTTGATGTTCGCAAACCTGCGATGAACACAAAAGAAGCTATCCAATGGACAAACATCGCCTTCATGGCAGTCTGCCGTGTTATCAACGGTGCGGCAACTTCTCTTGGGCGTGTACCTATCGTTCTTGACATCTACGCTGAACGTGACTTGGCTCGCGGTACATTTACTGAATCAGAAATCCAAGAATTTGTTGATGACTTCGTATTGAAACTTCGTACAGTGAAATTCGCTCGTACAAAAGCCTTCGACGAAATCTACTCTGGTGACCCAACATTCTTGACAACATCTATGGCAGGTATGGGTAACGATGGCCGTCACCGTGTTACTAAGATGGACTACCGTTTCTTGAACACACTTGACAACATCGGTAACTCTCCAGAACCAAACTTGACAGTTCTTTGGTCTGACCAGCTTCCATACGCTTTCCGTCGCTACTGTATGGCAATGAGCCACAAGCACTCTTCTATCCAATATGAAGGTGTAACAACAATGGCTAAAGACGGTTATGGTGAAATGAGCTGTATCTCTTGCTGTGTGTCACCACTCGACCCAGAAAGCGAAGACAAACGCCACAACATCCAGTACTTCGGTGCGCGTGTAAACGTATTGAAAGCCCTTCTTTCAAGCTGGAACAACGGTTATGATGATGTCCACAAAGACTACAAAGTATTTGACGGCGTTGAACCAAACACTTCTGAAATCTTTGACTACGACCAAGTTATCGCAAACTTTGAGAAAGCCCTTGACTGGTTGACAGATACTTATGTTGATGCCATGAATATTATCCACTTCATGACAGACAAGTACAACTACGAAGCAGTTCAAATGGCCTTCTTGCCAACTCACCTTCGTGCAAATATGGGCTTCGGTATCTGTGGTTTCGCAAATACTGTTGACTCCTTGTCAGCTATCAAGTATGCACAAGTTAAACCAATTCGTGACGAAGATGGCTTCATCTACGACTACGAAGTAACTGGTGACTTCCCACGCTATGGTGAAGATGATGACCGTGTAGATGATATCGCGAAATGGCTCATGGAAGCATTCTATACTCGTCTTGCTAACAAGAAACTCTACAAGAATGCAGAAGCTGCGGTATCTATCTTGACTATCACTTCAAACGTTGCCTACTCTAAACAAACTGGTAACTCACCTGTACACCGTGGTGTATTCCTCAATGAAGATGGCTCAGTTAACACTTCTAAAGTGGAATTCTTCCCACCAGGTGCTAACCCAACTTCTAAATCTCGTGGTGGTTGGTTGCAAAACTTGAACACCCTTTCTAAGCTCAACTTCAACCATGCCAACGACGGTATCTCATTGACAACTCAAGTTTCTCCAAAAGCACTTGGTAAGACCTTCGATGAGCAAGTCACTAACTTAGTGACTATCCTTGACGGATACTTCGAGCAAGGTGGTCAGCACGTTAACTTGAACGTTATGGACTTGAACGACGTTTACGAGAAAATCATGGCTGGTGAAGATGTTATCGTTCGTATCTCTGGATACTGCGTAAACACTAAATACCTCACTAAAGAACAAAAAACTGAATTGACACAACGCGTCTTCCACGAAGTTCTTTCAATGGACGACCACGCTTCCGAAGTTTCAGGTCAAGCTTAA
- a CDS encoding CppA family protein, with protein sequence MLRKNDVIVPVLRVNNRGINQAFLEDQLGMKVKLEDGPFADFGDRTSSATKLVLMESPGNRTRAVKGLKKLNKIVVKVEQASDIEALLARGTVFAKLYKGKAGFGFEALSPEGDSFLLHAEQSIEDLTAILPPVHFPAQADFSGLTAFAVEAVWINSPQASVSQDFYETILPDQDFLHFVGAEGEDLVTPADQVWDLDSLRFPVEQDFDWANLESQLEGPFFKDKKETFIQTVDPSGIELWFEK encoded by the coding sequence GTGTTGAGAAAAAATGATGTGATTGTGCCTGTATTGCGTGTCAATAATCGTGGTATCAATCAAGCCTTCCTAGAAGATCAACTAGGAATGAAAGTGAAATTAGAAGACGGTCCTTTTGCTGATTTTGGCGATAGAACCAGTTCTGCAACAAAATTGGTTTTGATGGAGTCGCCAGGTAATCGCACTCGGGCTGTCAAGGGACTAAAAAAATTAAATAAAATCGTGGTTAAGGTAGAGCAGGCTAGTGACATTGAAGCCTTGCTAGCTCGAGGCACAGTGTTTGCCAAGCTCTATAAAGGAAAAGCTGGTTTTGGCTTTGAAGCTCTTTCTCCAGAGGGAGATAGCTTCCTGCTCCATGCAGAACAGTCTATCGAGGATTTGACGGCTATTCTTCCGCCAGTACACTTTCCTGCTCAAGCTGATTTTTCAGGTCTGACTGCTTTTGCGGTGGAAGCTGTCTGGATCAATAGTCCACAAGCCAGCGTTAGTCAAGATTTCTATGAAACAATCTTACCTGATCAAGACTTTTTGCATTTTGTTGGGGCGGAAGGTGAAGATCTAGTAACCCCTGCGGATCAGGTTTGGGACTTGGACAGTTTGCGTTTTCCTGTCGAGCAGGATTTTGACTGGGCAAACTTGGAAAGTCAGTTGGAAGGTCCCTTCTTTAAAGACAAAAAAGAAACCTTTATCCAAACGGTTGACCCAAGTGGTATTGAATTGTGGTTTGAAAAATGA
- a CDS encoding NAD(P)-dependent oxidoreductase, whose translation MKIAIIAANGQAGQAIAKEAVERGHQVTAVVRSENKSAAQEVIQKDAFALSKEDLAGFDVVVNAFGAWTPETLPDHSRLASHLTDLLAGTSTRLLVVGGAGSLYLDQSQTSMLKDAPDFPADYLPVAEAMGAGLDIYRQATAVNWTYISPAADFDAEGQKAGAYTLAGEVFQVNAQGESYISYVDYAVALVDIAEKGGYQQERISVFAS comes from the coding sequence ATGAAAATCGCCATTATTGCAGCAAACGGTCAAGCAGGTCAAGCAATTGCCAAAGAGGCAGTTGAACGTGGTCATCAGGTGACAGCCGTTGTCCGCTCTGAAAACAAGAGCGCAGCCCAGGAAGTCATCCAAAAAGATGCTTTTGCACTTAGCAAGGAAGACTTGGCGGGCTTTGATGTGGTTGTCAACGCCTTTGGTGCTTGGACACCAGAAACGCTACCAGATCACAGCCGTCTAGCTAGCCACTTGACAGACTTGCTTGCAGGCACCTCTACTCGCCTCTTGGTTGTCGGTGGTGCAGGTAGCCTCTATCTAGACCAGAGCCAAACAAGCATGCTCAAGGATGCCCCAGACTTCCCAGCGGACTACCTACCAGTCGCTGAGGCTATGGGCGCAGGTCTTGACATCTACCGTCAGGCAACAGCGGTCAACTGGACCTATATCAGCCCAGCAGCTGATTTTGATGCAGAAGGCCAAAAAGCAGGTGCTTATACCCTTGCTGGCGAGGTTTTCCAGGTCAATGCCCAAGGTGAAAGCTATATTAGTTATGTAGACTATGCAGTGGCCTTAGTAGATATTGCCGAAAAAGGTGGCTACCAGCAAGAACGCATTTCGGTTTTTGCATCATAA
- a CDS encoding Rrf2 family transcriptional regulator codes for MQISSRFTIASHILVLLALEGEKEKQTSTSIAGSVGVNPVIIRNILAQLKEAGLVQVARGVGGARLAQAPDKITLLHIYQAVELFGEKGKLFGFHEQPNPACQVGRSIHPLLDSRLENAQSALEKELGQTTIADLLAEL; via the coding sequence TTGCAAATTTCGAGTAGATTTACCATTGCTAGTCATATCTTGGTCTTGCTAGCCTTGGAGGGAGAAAAGGAAAAACAGACCAGTACCAGCATTGCAGGCAGTGTAGGGGTTAATCCAGTCATCATCCGCAATATCCTGGCTCAGTTGAAAGAGGCTGGCTTGGTTCAGGTGGCGCGTGGTGTAGGTGGCGCACGTTTGGCCCAAGCTCCAGACAAAATTACCCTCCTCCATATCTATCAGGCTGTAGAGTTATTTGGAGAAAAAGGGAAACTTTTTGGCTTTCATGAGCAACCCAATCCTGCCTGTCAGGTCGGCCGCTCTATCCATCCCCTGCTAGATAGCCGTTTGGAAAATGCCCAGTCGGCTCTGGAAAAAGAATTGGGACAAACAACCATTGCTGATTTATTGGCAGAATTATAG
- a CDS encoding 1-phosphofructokinase family hexose kinase: MIHLICPNPALDRTLLVEKIEKNIPLRPSEVRDYPGGKSFNVAYALRENGVTDYTIHTILGGQIGRYIQDLNVQKGNQLQVVENDQNTRTCNIYVETSTGDVVLFYEKGFELTADLLDQFTQQIENSLEAGDILVFSGSLMKGMPENYIQQFIEKYPEVLTIVDTSGPALRAAYQARPALIKINNEELKDIYPDLDEESPEDILRILKEVTPHENIIITMGGKGSLAKIGQRFFRIQSPKKETRNPIAAGDFYLGLLVKGISQGQDPEIFLKEAAAFATANCLNYFPEVEAEQFAEIAGKVVLEEV, translated from the coding sequence ATGATTCACTTGATTTGTCCCAATCCAGCCCTAGACCGTACGCTTCTTGTGGAGAAGATTGAAAAGAACATTCCCCTACGTCCGTCAGAAGTCAGAGATTATCCAGGTGGTAAGAGTTTTAACGTGGCTTATGCCCTTCGAGAAAATGGAGTGACAGACTACACGATCCATACCATTTTAGGTGGACAGATCGGTCGCTACATTCAAGACCTTAATGTCCAAAAGGGAAATCAATTGCAGGTCGTTGAAAATGATCAGAACACAAGAACCTGCAATATTTACGTGGAAACCAGCACAGGCGATGTTGTGCTGTTCTATGAAAAAGGCTTTGAACTGACAGCGGACCTGCTTGACCAATTTACCCAGCAGATAGAAAATAGCCTAGAGGCTGGCGATATCCTAGTCTTTTCAGGCAGTCTGATGAAGGGCATGCCTGAAAACTACATTCAGCAGTTTATTGAAAAATACCCAGAGGTTTTGACCATAGTGGACACCAGTGGACCAGCTTTACGTGCTGCTTATCAAGCCCGTCCAGCCTTGATCAAAATCAATAATGAAGAGCTCAAGGACATCTATCCAGATTTAGATGAGGAAAGTCCAGAGGATATTTTGCGGATACTAAAAGAAGTCACGCCGCATGAAAATATTATCATTACCATGGGGGGCAAGGGTAGTCTGGCAAAAATTGGGCAACGGTTTTTCCGTATCCAGTCGCCAAAGAAAGAAACACGCAATCCCATTGCAGCAGGGGATTTCTACTTGGGTTTGCTAGTCAAGGGCATCAGCCAAGGGCAAGACCCAGAAATCTTCTTGAAAGAGGCAGCAGCCTTTGCGACTGCCAACTGTCTTAACTACTTCCCAGAAGTCGAAGCAGAGCAATTTGCAGAGATAGCGGGTAAAGTTGTTCTAGAAGAGGTGTAA
- a CDS encoding COG3942 and LysM peptidoglycan-binding domain-containing protein, with product MKKYICQSALLLAGFVTTVMGVYSVQADSHIVVEGDSLYSIADQYGVDPNQLAETNGLDILGLITPGQVLELPGQAYVEEFEEAGAGQSDYVVQEGDSLYGIADAFSLDIYDLLAQNQLTLETTLHPGQILKLTETIWGQAVDTSSDSYYLPGYEYEPGINYPVGQCTWGVQKVAPWAGDWWGDAATWGANAARDGFRTGTTPEVGAIISWNDGALGHVAYVTAVNEEGQIQVLEANYRGQQWVDNFRGWFNPTDTAGEITYIYNN from the coding sequence ATGAAAAAGTATATTTGTCAGTCGGCCTTGTTGTTGGCAGGTTTTGTGACTACTGTTATGGGTGTCTATAGTGTTCAAGCAGACAGTCATATTGTGGTAGAAGGCGATTCCCTTTACTCAATCGCAGACCAGTATGGCGTCGATCCCAATCAACTAGCAGAAACCAATGGATTGGACATTCTAGGCCTAATCACACCAGGACAAGTTTTAGAATTGCCAGGTCAAGCCTATGTCGAAGAATTTGAAGAAGCTGGTGCAGGTCAGTCTGACTATGTTGTTCAAGAGGGGGATTCCCTTTATGGTATTGCAGATGCTTTTTCATTGGACATTTACGATTTATTAGCGCAAAATCAATTGACCCTCGAAACGACTTTGCATCCTGGTCAAATTTTGAAGTTGACAGAAACAATATGGGGTCAGGCTGTCGATACAAGTAGCGATAGCTACTATCTACCTGGTTATGAATATGAGCCTGGTATCAACTATCCTGTTGGTCAATGTACATGGGGTGTACAAAAAGTTGCTCCGTGGGCAGGCGACTGGTGGGGTGATGCAGCTACTTGGGGAGCCAATGCGGCGCGTGATGGTTTCCGCACAGGAACAACGCCAGAAGTCGGTGCTATTATTTCCTGGAATGACGGTGCTCTAGGGCACGTTGCCTATGTGACAGCTGTTAATGAAGAAGGGCAAATCCAAGTTCTTGAAGCCAATTACCGTGGGCAACAATGGGTGGATAATTTCCGTGGTTGGTTCAATCCAACGGATACAGCTGGTGAAATTACCTATATTTACAATAACTAA
- a CDS encoding serine hydrolase domain-containing protein, producing the protein MRQAILDKISEQIVAGVYPGASLALFSRGQWQEYYLGTQDGQTPVEAGLTYDLASVSKVVGVGTLATFLVNSGALELDRTLQSYYPAFQNSQVTIRQLLTHTSGIDPFIPNRDSLDADQLKEAILKIRVTENKDFFYTDINFLLFGFLLEELGGACLDQLISQGVLEPFGMSQTSFGPVSQAVPTVREVKAGVVHDPKARVLGVHAGSAGLFSTVRDLEIFLERYLTEDFAAGLTQDYGFDDKRKRSLAWDKKGDWLSHTGYTGTFIMYNRPLQQAAIFLSNRTFEKDERAQWKLDRNQVMALIRQVLEDEC; encoded by the coding sequence ATGAGACAAGCGATTTTAGACAAGATTTCAGAGCAGATTGTAGCAGGAGTTTATCCTGGTGCCAGTCTGGCTCTTTTTTCTAGGGGACAGTGGCAGGAGTATTATCTGGGGACTCAAGATGGTCAGACGCCAGTAGAGGCGGGTTTGACCTATGATTTGGCCTCCGTATCCAAGGTGGTTGGTGTAGGCACTCTTGCGACTTTTTTGGTCAATAGCGGAGCTTTGGAGCTAGATAGGACCTTGCAGTCTTACTATCCTGCTTTTCAGAATAGTCAGGTGACCATTCGGCAATTATTGACCCATACTAGTGGCATTGATCCTTTTATTCCCAATCGGGATAGTCTGGATGCAGACCAATTAAAAGAAGCGATATTGAAGATAAGGGTGACGGAGAACAAGGACTTTTTCTATACTGATATCAATTTTCTCCTGTTTGGCTTTTTGTTGGAGGAACTAGGTGGAGCTTGTCTGGACCAGCTAATCAGTCAAGGCGTTCTAGAGCCCTTTGGCATGTCCCAAACCTCCTTTGGACCAGTCAGTCAGGCGGTGCCGACGGTGCGTGAGGTAAAAGCAGGTGTGGTGCACGATCCCAAGGCGCGTGTCTTGGGTGTCCATGCGGGTAGTGCGGGTCTCTTTTCGACGGTCAGAGATTTGGAAATCTTTTTGGAGCGCTATTTGACCGAGGATTTTGCGGCAGGATTGACCCAGGATTATGGCTTTGACGACAAGCGCAAGCGGTCGTTGGCCTGGGATAAAAAGGGGGACTGGTTGTCCCATACGGGCTATACAGGGACCTTTATCATGTACAATCGTCCCTTGCAACAGGCGGCTATTTTCCTCTCCAATCGTACCTTTGAAAAGGATGAGCGGGCTCAGTGGAAGCTGGATCGAAACCAGGTTATGGCTCTGATTCGTCAGGTTTTGGAGGATGAGTGTTAG
- the dinB gene encoding DNA polymerase IV — protein sequence MLIFPLINDLSRKIIHVDMDAFFAAIEVRDNPTLKGKPVIIGADPRLSGGRGVVSTCSYEARAFGIHSAMSSKEAYERCPQAVFISGNYEKYQEVGRQVREIFHRYTDLVEPMSIDEAYLDVTENKLGLSSAVKIAKLIQYDIWNELHLTASAGVSYNKFLAKIASDMEKPHGLTLILPEDAVGVLASLPVEKFHGVGKKTVERLHEMGVSTGQDLLDVPEMVLIDRFGRFGYDLYRKARGISNSPVKTNRVRKSIGKERTYRKLLYRDEDVLKELVSLCQRVAVSLERNEKQGRTIVLKIRYGDFSTLTKRHSLGEATNQVQVIEKEIRQLFEEVGQAEKGVRLLGVTVTNFMEGESRIANFE from the coding sequence ATGTTAATTTTTCCCCTAATCAATGATTTATCTCGAAAAATTATTCATGTAGACATGGATGCATTTTTTGCTGCTATCGAGGTCAGGGACAATCCGACTTTGAAAGGGAAGCCAGTTATTATTGGTGCAGATCCGCGACTGTCTGGCGGTCGTGGAGTGGTATCTACCTGTAGCTATGAGGCGCGTGCCTTTGGCATTCATTCGGCCATGTCCTCCAAGGAGGCCTATGAACGCTGTCCGCAAGCCGTCTTCATTTCTGGAAATTATGAAAAATACCAGGAAGTGGGGCGACAGGTCAGGGAGATTTTTCACCGCTATACCGACTTGGTGGAACCCATGTCCATTGACGAGGCCTATCTGGATGTGACAGAAAACAAGCTGGGTTTAAGCTCGGCAGTCAAAATTGCCAAACTCATCCAATACGACATCTGGAATGAACTGCATCTGACAGCTTCTGCAGGGGTTTCCTACAATAAATTCCTGGCTAAAATTGCCTCGGATATGGAAAAACCGCATGGTCTGACCCTGATTTTGCCAGAGGATGCTGTTGGAGTACTAGCCTCTTTGCCTGTTGAAAAATTTCACGGTGTCGGCAAGAAAACGGTTGAACGTCTGCATGAGATGGGAGTTTCTACTGGTCAGGATTTGCTAGACGTGCCAGAAATGGTCTTAATTGACCGTTTTGGTCGCTTTGGTTATGATTTGTATCGGAAAGCTAGAGGCATTTCAAATAGTCCCGTCAAAACCAATCGGGTGCGAAAGTCTATCGGTAAGGAAAGGACCTATCGCAAGCTCCTCTATCGTGATGAAGATGTCTTGAAAGAGCTAGTCAGCCTCTGTCAACGGGTGGCCGTTAGCTTGGAACGAAATGAGAAACAAGGGCGCACCATTGTCCTGAAAATCCGCTATGGAGATTTTTCAACCCTGACCAAGCGACATAGTTTGGGAGAAGCGACCAATCAAGTTCAAGTAATAGAGAAAGAAATCCGTCAGCTTTTTGAAGAAGTTGGACAGGCTGAGAAAGGTGTTCGCTTGTTAGGAGTGACTGTTACCAATTTTATGGAAGGAGAAAGTAGAATTGCAAATTTCGAGTAG
- a CDS encoding Xaa-Pro dipeptidyl-peptidase, whose product MRFNQFSFIKNDVTGSLEELNKLGFALQSDHSPKKNLEIFVRKCHFLTANTDFALSNMIADWNTDLLTFFQSDRELTDQIFYQVAFQLLGFVPGVDYTDVEEFRKTSQFPIVYGDIIDNLYQLLATRTKSGNTLIDQLVSDDLIPEDNHYRFFNGKSLATFSTKNLIREVVYVETPVDTAGTGQTDIVKVSILRPQFDGKIPAVITNSPYHQGVNDVASDKALHKMEGELAEKPAGTIEVKQTSITKLDLDLRELPVSLATEKLGHITSYSLNDYFLARGFASLHVSGVGTLGSTGYMTSGDYQQVEGYKAVIDWLNGRTKAYTDHTRSLEVKADWANGKVATTGLSYLGTMSNALATTGVDGLEVIIAEAGISSWYDYYRENGLVTSPGGYPGEDLDSLTALTYSKSLQAGDFLRSKEAYEKGLAAERASLDRTSGDYNQYWQDRNYLLQADKIKCEVIFTHGSQDWNVKPIHVWNMFHALPSQIKKHLFFHNGAHVYMNNWQSIDFRESMNALLSQKLLGYENNYQLPTVIWQDNSGEQTWTTLDTFGGENEAVLPLGTGSQTISNLYAQEDFDRYGKSYPAFHQDLYSGKANQVSMELPVTEDLLLNGQVTLKLRVASSVAKGLLSAQLLDKGNKKRLAPIPTPKTRLSLDNGRYHAQENLVELPYVEMPQRLVTKGFMNLQNRTDLMTVEEVVPDQWMDLTWKLQPTIYQLKKGDVLELILYTTDFECTIRDNSNWTISIDLDHSAIHIPSL is encoded by the coding sequence ATGCGTTTTAATCAGTTTTCTTTTATAAAAAATGATGTAACAGGATCTCTAGAAGAGCTAAACAAACTTGGTTTTGCATTGCAGAGCGACCACAGTCCGAAAAAAAATCTGGAAATCTTTGTCAGAAAGTGCCATTTTTTAACAGCCAATACTGACTTTGCCCTGTCCAACATGATTGCAGACTGGAATACAGACTTGCTGACCTTCTTCCAGTCTGACCGTGAGCTGACTGACCAGATTTTCTATCAAGTCGCCTTTCAGTTGCTGGGCTTTGTGCCTGGTGTGGATTATACAGATGTGGAGGAATTTCGCAAGACCAGCCAGTTTCCCATTGTCTATGGGGACATCATCGACAACCTCTATCAACTGCTCGCTACCCGCACCAAGTCTGGAAACACCTTGATTGACCAGCTGGTCAGTGACGACCTGATTCCAGAAGATAACCACTACCGCTTCTTCAACGGTAAGTCACTGGCAACTTTTTCAACCAAAAACCTCATTCGCGAGGTGGTTTATGTCGAAACACCTGTCGATACGGCTGGGACTGGCCAGACTGATATTGTCAAAGTTTCCATTCTCCGTCCGCAGTTTGACGGGAAAATCCCTGCGGTGATTACCAACAGTCCCTATCATCAAGGGGTTAACGATGTAGCTAGCGACAAGGCCCTGCACAAGATGGAAGGGGAGTTGGCGGAAAAACCAGCTGGCACCATTGAGGTCAAGCAGACCAGCATCACAAAACTAGACTTGGACTTGCGAGAGCTACCCGTCAGCCTTGCCACCGAAAAACTGGGCCACATCACTTCTTACTCTCTCAATGACTACTTCCTCGCTCGCGGCTTTGCCAGCCTCCATGTTTCTGGAGTTGGAACTCTAGGTTCGACGGGCTACATGACATCTGGCGACTACCAGCAGGTAGAAGGCTATAAAGCGGTGATTGACTGGCTGAACGGTCGCACCAAGGCCTACACAGACCACACTCGCTCGTTAGAGGTCAAGGCTGATTGGGCCAATGGTAAGGTGGCGACGACAGGACTGTCTTACCTCGGTACCATGTCCAATGCCTTGGCAACAACTGGCGTGGACGGATTGGAGGTCATCATCGCAGAAGCAGGGATTTCCTCTTGGTATGACTACTACCGTGAAAACGGTCTGGTAACCAGCCCAGGCGGCTATCCAGGAGAGGACTTGGATAGCTTGACCGCCCTGACCTACTCGAAAAGTCTGCAAGCAGGGGACTTCCTCCGTAGCAAAGAAGCCTACGAAAAAGGACTGGCGGCAGAACGTGCTTCCCTGGACCGCACCAGCGGTGACTACAACCAATACTGGCAGGACCGCAATTATCTGCTCCAGGCTGATAAGATCAAGTGCGAGGTGATCTTTACCCACGGCTCACAGGACTGGAATGTCAAGCCAATCCACGTCTGGAATATGTTCCATGCCCTGCCAAGCCAGATTAAGAAGCACCTCTTCTTCCACAACGGTGCCCACGTGTATATGAACAACTGGCAATCCATCGACTTCCGCGAGTCCATGAACGCCCTGCTCAGTCAGAAACTGCTGGGCTACGAGAATAACTACCAACTGCCAACGGTTATCTGGCAGGACAATAGCGGTGAGCAAACTTGGACGACCTTGGACACCTTTGGCGGTGAAAACGAAGCTGTCTTGCCACTGGGAACGGGAAGCCAGACCATTTCCAATCTCTATGCCCAAGAAGATTTTGACCGCTACGGCAAATCCTACCCTGCCTTCCACCAAGACCTCTATTCAGGTAAGGCCAACCAAGTCAGCATGGAGCTGCCTGTGACGGAGGACCTCCTGCTCAACGGACAGGTCACGCTGAAACTCCGTGTCGCTTCTAGTGTGGCAAAAGGCCTCTTATCTGCTCAGCTATTGGACAAGGGAAATAAAAAACGCCTAGCCCCAATCCCAACGCCGAAAACACGATTAAGTCTGGACAACGGCCGCTACCATGCCCAAGAAAATCTGGTGGAGTTGCCTTATGTGGAGATGCCGCAACGCTTGGTGACCAAGGGCTTTATGAACCTGCAGAACCGCACCGACCTAATGACTGTTGAGGAAGTGGTGCCAGACCAGTGGATGGATCTGACCTGGAAGCTGCAACCAACCATTTATCAGCTGAAAAAAGGTGATGTCTTGGAGCTCATTCTCTACACGACAGACTTTGAATGCACTATTCGGGACAATAGTAACTGGACTATTTCGATTGATTTGGACCATTCGGCTATCCACATCCCAAGCCTATAA